From Elaeis guineensis isolate ETL-2024a chromosome 16, EG11, whole genome shotgun sequence, a single genomic window includes:
- the LOC105058895 gene encoding myb family transcription factor MOF1, with protein sequence MGNCGRNGAVRQYIRSKVPRLRWTPDLHHCFVHAIERLGGQDKATPKLVLQLMDVRGLTISHVKSHLQMYRSTRNDIGKQALHLTQEKRHSCEHTDGGADEQNDDTLFSSLKPQKEFQPQHMFSPLPMKRTRMEAHAISSGLQCSKGISETVTTQYSFDDYLKTVAVERGIKESLRWHKDALETGFLAGDQLSKHKAQGHMEEEPDPFEVFKLEDQLLMPNDNRKCISKENCENRCPSYVSPSFCDDHGVKNEEVDDCSLTLSLALHHNHRTNASSASESSSIISSSLTRNSEECSVFLNGRGLNLDLSMSICGS encoded by the exons ATGGGGAACTGTGGAAGGAATGGGGCGGTGAGGCAGTACATCAGATCTAAAGTTCCTCGCTTGAGGTGGACTCCTGATCTCCATCACTGCTTTGTTCATGCCATTGAGAGGCTTGGAGGCCAAGACA AAGCCACACCAAAGCTTGTTCTTCAGCTGATGGATGTGAGAGGACTAACTATTTCACATGTTAAGAGCCATCTACAG ATGTATAGGAGCACAAGGAATGACATTGGTAAGCAAG CTTTGCATCTGACTCAAGAGAAGAGACATTCATGTGAACATACTGATGGTGGTGCTGATGAGCAAAATGATGATacccttttctcttctttgaaaCCTCAAAAGGAATTCCAGCCTCAGCACATGTTCTCTCCTCTTCCCATGAAAAG GACTCGAATGGAAGCACATGCCATCTCCAGTGGGTTGCAATGCAGCAAAGGAATCAGTGAGACGGTCACCACTCAGTACTCTTTTGATGATTACTTGAAAACCGTGGCAGTGGAAAGGGGAATAAAGGAGAGCTTAAGATGGCATAAAGATGCCCTGGAAACAGGGTTCTTGGCAGGTGATCAGCTTTCTAAGCACAAAGCTCAGGGGCATATGGAAGAAGAGCCTGACCCTTTTGAG GTATTCAAACTAGAGGACCAACTTCTCATGCCTAATGATAACAGAAAGTGCATATCCAAGGAGAATTGTGAGAACAGATGCCCATCTTATGTTTCACCATCATTTTGTGATGATCATGGTGTGAAAAATGAGGAAGTTGATGACTGCTCATTGACATTATCCTTAGCCTTGCATCACAATCACAGGACCAATGCTTCATCTGCAAGCGAAAGCAGTTCCATCATCTCATCATCCTTGACTAGAAACTCTGAGGAGTGCTCGGTTTTCTTGAACGGGCGAGGCTTAAACTTGGATCTCTCCATGTCAATATGTGGTTCTTAA